One genomic window of Arthrobacter sp. KBS0703 includes the following:
- a CDS encoding NADP-dependent oxidoreductase, protein MSGSQDRALPAVTREIQLASRPVGRPAPEDFRLAESPLPELRDGQVLVRNQFISVDPYMRGRMNDVKSYSAPFALDKALDGGAVGEVIASRAADRKVGDAVVHHLGWREYAVVDAAATTPARTDLAPASAFLGALGMTGLTAYAGLLKVAGFKAGDAVFVSGAAGAVGSLVGQIAKAMGASRVIGSAGSPEKVARLLELGFDAAFNYRDAPVLDQLKAAAGGRGIDVYFDNVGGDHLEAALSVLNVGGRVAMCGAIAQYNSTEPPAAPRNLALAIGKQLTLKGFLVSSYRQYAGEFAEHMAGWLADGTVSYDETVVDGLENAPQAFIDLLDGANTGKMVVRIQ, encoded by the coding sequence ATGAGCGGCAGCCAGGACCGGGCCCTGCCCGCTGTGACCCGCGAAATCCAGCTGGCCTCGCGCCCAGTGGGCCGCCCCGCCCCGGAGGACTTCCGGCTCGCCGAAAGTCCGCTCCCTGAGCTGCGGGACGGGCAGGTGCTGGTCCGGAACCAGTTCATCTCGGTGGATCCGTACATGCGGGGCCGCATGAACGACGTCAAATCCTACTCAGCACCGTTTGCGCTGGATAAGGCGCTCGACGGCGGGGCAGTGGGTGAGGTGATCGCGTCCCGCGCCGCCGACCGCAAGGTGGGGGACGCCGTCGTGCATCACCTCGGCTGGCGGGAGTATGCCGTGGTGGACGCCGCCGCAACCACGCCCGCGCGCACCGACCTCGCCCCGGCGTCCGCCTTCCTCGGCGCGCTGGGCATGACCGGTCTCACCGCCTACGCCGGCCTGCTGAAGGTGGCCGGGTTCAAGGCCGGGGACGCCGTGTTCGTCTCCGGTGCTGCCGGCGCCGTCGGCTCGCTCGTGGGGCAGATCGCCAAGGCCATGGGCGCCTCCCGGGTGATCGGCAGCGCCGGCTCGCCGGAGAAGGTGGCCCGCCTCCTGGAGCTGGGCTTCGACGCGGCCTTCAACTACCGCGACGCCCCCGTCCTGGACCAGCTCAAAGCTGCCGCCGGCGGACGCGGGATCGACGTCTACTTCGACAACGTGGGCGGGGACCACCTCGAGGCCGCGCTGTCCGTCCTGAACGTCGGCGGCCGCGTGGCCATGTGCGGCGCCATCGCGCAGTACAACTCAACCGAACCGCCGGCTGCTCCCCGCAATCTTGCCCTGGCGATCGGCAAGCAGCTGACGCTGAAGGGATTCCTGGTGAGTAGCTACCGGCAGTACGCCGGCGAGTTTGCCGAGCACATGGCCGGCTGGCTGGCCGATGGCACCGTGTCCTACGACGAAACCGTGGTGGACGGCCTCGAGAACGCGCCGCAGGCCTTCATTGACCTCCTGGACGGAGCGAACACCGGAAAAATGGTCGTCCGCATCCAGTAG
- a CDS encoding mannose-1-phosphate guanylyltransferase, with amino-acid sequence MSKDKVISQDSPLSRFIAVIPAGGVGTRLWPLSRAAAPKFLHDLTGSGSTLLRATYDRLEPLAGNRVLVVTGTAHRAAVCRQLPEVQDGDLVLESEPKDSGAAIGLAAAILHQRDPDIIMGSFAADQVISPDELFQDAVREAIHTAAAGKIVTIGIKPTHPSTGFGYIRSGASLHIPGAPSAQAVVEFVEKPDEDVAQQYVDSGEYVWNAGMFVAPVALMLKHLEANQPVLFNGLQEIAEAWDTPHRDEVTARIWPTLPKIAIDYAVAEPAAAAGDVAVVPGTFRWDDVGDFASVGRLNSAKEVDEVTVLGEGARVFTENASGVVVSDTKRVIALIGIKDVVIVDTPDALLVTTKQHAQRVKQAVDALKASGDTDVL; translated from the coding sequence ATGAGTAAAGACAAAGTGATAAGCCAGGATTCACCTCTCAGCCGTTTTATTGCTGTGATTCCTGCAGGCGGTGTGGGGACCCGCCTCTGGCCTCTGTCACGTGCAGCAGCTCCCAAATTCCTTCATGACCTCACCGGTTCCGGAAGCACGCTTTTGCGCGCCACTTACGACCGGCTCGAGCCCCTTGCGGGCAATCGCGTCCTGGTTGTCACCGGGACCGCGCACCGCGCGGCAGTCTGCCGCCAGCTGCCGGAGGTCCAGGACGGCGACCTCGTCCTGGAAAGCGAGCCGAAAGACTCCGGCGCCGCCATCGGCCTGGCCGCAGCCATCCTGCACCAGCGGGATCCGGACATCATCATGGGCTCCTTCGCCGCCGACCAGGTGATCAGCCCGGACGAGCTTTTCCAGGACGCCGTCCGCGAAGCCATTCACACTGCAGCGGCAGGCAAGATTGTCACCATCGGCATCAAGCCGACGCACCCGTCCACCGGATTCGGCTACATCCGGTCCGGCGCGTCGCTTCACATTCCCGGAGCGCCCAGCGCCCAGGCTGTGGTCGAGTTCGTTGAGAAACCGGACGAGGACGTCGCCCAGCAGTACGTGGACAGCGGCGAATACGTATGGAACGCCGGCATGTTCGTCGCCCCCGTGGCCCTCATGCTCAAGCACCTGGAAGCAAACCAGCCCGTCCTGTTCAACGGCCTGCAGGAAATTGCCGAGGCCTGGGACACGCCGCATCGTGACGAAGTCACCGCGCGGATCTGGCCCACGCTGCCCAAGATCGCCATCGACTATGCGGTGGCCGAGCCCGCCGCGGCCGCCGGGGACGTCGCCGTCGTGCCCGGAACCTTCCGCTGGGACGACGTCGGCGACTTCGCCTCCGTTGGCCGGCTCAACAGCGCCAAGGAAGTGGACGAGGTCACGGTCCTCGGTGAAGGCGCGCGCGTCTTCACCGAAAACGCCAGCGGCGTGGTGGTCTCGGACACCAAGCGTGTCATCGCGCTGATCGGGATCAAGGACGTGGTCATCGTGGACACCCCTGATGCGCTGCTGGTCACCACCAAGCAGCATGCCCAGCGGGTGAAGCAGGCCGTGGACGCCCTGAAGGCCAGCGGCGACACCGACGTCCTCTAA
- a CDS encoding amidohydrolase codes for MRNYTTEAEPTALVGPWLEPLLPELIDFRRDLHAHPELSFKEFRTTDKLVERLEAAGLEPRRLEGTGLTVDVGEGPIATALRGDIDALPIIEETGLPFASKNHGVTHACGHDVHTTTMLGIALVLHRMHQEAPLGGSVRIIFQPAEETMPGGAHACIEQGVLDGVPRILALHCDPRINVGKIGTRIGAITSASDTIKIELSGRGGHTSRPHLTEDLVFALSQIAVNVPAVLSRRVDVRSGVSVVWGQINAGSAPNAIPGTGYMAGTMRCLDRDAWHSAGELLDEVVQQVAAPYGVDVHLEHTRGVPPVVNSEHETALIEAAARAEIGEGAVVLTPQSMGGEDFAWFLAELPGAMMRLGTKTPGGEEYDLHRGDYILDERAVGYGIQVLTAAALRTIRDL; via the coding sequence GTGCGCAATTACACTACTGAAGCTGAGCCCACCGCGTTGGTGGGGCCGTGGCTCGAACCGCTCCTGCCGGAACTGATCGATTTTCGCCGGGATTTGCATGCGCACCCCGAACTATCGTTCAAGGAGTTCCGCACCACCGACAAGCTCGTGGAACGGCTGGAGGCCGCAGGCCTGGAGCCGCGGCGGCTCGAGGGTACCGGCCTGACAGTCGACGTCGGCGAGGGTCCCATCGCCACCGCGCTGCGCGGCGACATCGACGCCCTGCCCATCATCGAGGAAACCGGCCTGCCCTTCGCCTCGAAGAACCACGGCGTCACCCACGCCTGCGGCCACGACGTCCACACCACCACCATGCTGGGCATCGCCCTGGTGCTGCACCGCATGCACCAGGAAGCCCCCCTGGGCGGTTCGGTCCGGATCATTTTCCAGCCGGCCGAGGAAACCATGCCGGGCGGCGCTCACGCCTGCATCGAGCAGGGTGTCCTGGACGGCGTGCCGCGCATCCTGGCCCTGCACTGCGACCCCCGAATCAACGTGGGCAAGATCGGGACGCGCATCGGCGCCATCACCTCGGCGTCGGACACGATCAAGATCGAACTCAGCGGCCGCGGCGGCCACACGTCCAGGCCGCACCTCACCGAGGACCTGGTCTTCGCGCTCTCGCAGATTGCCGTGAATGTCCCCGCCGTGCTGTCCCGCCGGGTGGATGTCCGCAGCGGCGTATCGGTGGTGTGGGGGCAGATCAATGCCGGCTCGGCGCCGAACGCGATTCCGGGCACCGGCTACATGGCCGGCACCATGCGCTGCCTGGACCGCGACGCCTGGCACAGCGCCGGCGAGCTGCTCGACGAAGTGGTGCAGCAGGTGGCCGCCCCCTACGGCGTGGATGTCCACCTGGAGCACACCCGCGGCGTGCCGCCGGTGGTCAACTCGGAGCACGAGACTGCGCTCATCGAGGCCGCGGCCCGCGCTGAGATCGGCGAAGGCGCCGTTGTCCTGACCCCGCAGTCCATGGGCGGCGAGGACTTCGCCTGGTTCCTCGCCGAGCTCCCTGGTGCCATGATGCGCCTGGGCACCAAGACCCCCGGCGGCGAGGAGTACGACCTCCACCGCGGCGACTACATCCTGGACGAGCGCGCCGTGGGCTACGGCATCCAGGTGCTCACGGCCGCGGCCCTCCGCACCATCCGCGACCTCTAG
- a CDS encoding MarR family winged helix-turn-helix transcriptional regulator, with amino-acid sequence MTDAPRLDRQVCFALYAASRAATAVYRPLLDGLGLTYPQYLVMLVLWENEPRGVRELGEELGLDSGTLSPLLKRLEAMGLVERGRSAEDERRVAVHLTADGTALSSKASGIPQRLADAAGLSPRELDQLRETLGKLTAALHDSH; translated from the coding sequence ATGACCGACGCTCCCCGCCTTGACCGCCAGGTGTGCTTTGCGCTCTATGCAGCATCCAGGGCGGCCACCGCCGTCTACCGGCCGCTGCTGGACGGGCTCGGCCTGACCTACCCGCAGTACCTCGTGATGCTGGTGCTGTGGGAAAACGAACCCCGCGGCGTGCGGGAACTGGGGGAGGAGCTGGGGCTCGACTCCGGCACGCTCTCACCACTGCTCAAGCGGCTCGAAGCCATGGGGCTGGTGGAACGCGGCCGCTCCGCAGAGGACGAGCGCCGCGTGGCCGTGCATCTGACCGCGGACGGCACGGCCCTCAGCAGCAAGGCCTCCGGCATCCCCCAGCGCCTCGCCGACGCCGCCGGCCTGAGTCCCCGGGAGCTTGACCAGCTCCGCGAAACCCTGGGCAAGCTCACTGCCGCCCTGCACGATTCGCACTGA
- a CDS encoding organic hydroperoxide resistance protein: MKTLYTAEALASGEGRDGSARTKDGKLDVILASPVELGGNGQGTNPEQLFAAGYAACFHSALRVVGRQERADLTDSAVAAKIHFGALDGGDGYGLAAELEIALPALDRAAAEALMAKAHRICPYSNVTRGNMDVALNLVEFAA; this comes from the coding sequence TTGAAGACTCTCTACACTGCCGAGGCCCTCGCTTCCGGCGAAGGCCGCGACGGCTCCGCACGCACCAAGGACGGCAAGCTGGACGTGATCCTGGCCAGCCCCGTGGAGCTCGGCGGAAACGGCCAGGGCACCAACCCGGAACAGCTCTTCGCTGCCGGCTATGCCGCCTGCTTCCATTCGGCCCTCCGCGTGGTGGGCCGCCAGGAACGCGCCGACCTCACCGATTCCGCCGTGGCGGCGAAGATCCACTTCGGCGCCCTCGACGGCGGTGACGGCTACGGACTGGCGGCCGAACTTGAGATCGCCCTGCCGGCACTGGACCGGGCCGCCGCCGAGGCGCTCATGGCCAAGGCGCACAGGATCTGCCCCTACTCCAACGTGACCCGCGGCAACATGGATGTGGCCCTGAACCTCGTGGAGTTCGCAGCATGA